From Pseudomonas hormoni:
TGATTGAAGCGGCTGCCACTGCCAAATGACGATTGCTTGCAACCGTCATTGGAACGGTCGCGGCATTCGTTCAACTTGCATCTGGCCGAAAGGCCGGATGCACTTGCAGACCCTCGACAATGTAGTCGACAAAACTGCGTACACGCATCGTTGGAGAATTTGTGATGACTTCAAAATTGCTCGTTCTAACCGCGACCGCCAGTATTCTCTGCGGGTTAGCTTTCTCAATTGTTGCATCCGCTGATTCAACCCCTGGTCCAGCCGCAGAGGGATCGCCAGTTTTCGGTGTGACACTCCCACCGGGCTACCGGAACTGGCAATTTGTCAGCATTGCTCATGAAGAAGGTGATAAACCTGACATCCGTGTAATTCTGGGAAATGATGTCGCCATGAAAGCGTTTAGGGATGGGAATCTTCCATTTCCAGATGGCACTATCATCGCTCGACTCGCTTATAAATATGAATCCTCCGCGCAAAACAATGCTGTGTTTGGTCGAGACCAGTCTTTCATCGCGGGCGAGCCCACGAACGTCCAGATCGAAGTCAAAGACTCCAAGCGTTACGCCAGTACAGGCGGATGGGGTTACGGGCAGTTTGAAAACGGCAAGCCAAACCCCAGTGAAAAGATCATCAATGGCTGCTTCGCTTGCCATACGAAATTGCCCCCTGCGACGGACCTGATCTTCACAAAGTACTCCGAATAACTGACCGTCGCATGCACTCAGCTTGGTATCGATGGCCAAGTAGAAGATCACCAAATCTCATATCTTCAGCATGCTGAAGACTTACCCGGGTGGCCCAGATATCTCCTACTCGGAGCGGGGGCTTTCTGCCCGCCAAGTTTTGCATTGTTCCAGGGCAAATGAGTACTTCTAATGATTGTGTTCACGTCTTGTCCTTCACGTTGAGGGAGGACAAGGATGGGTCGGTCAGGTGGCGGCACTATTCGCCCCATAAAAGCCCGCCGCCGTAGGCTCTGCTCGCTGGTAGTTAAAAATCTAACCATGGTTATGGCGAATGAGCAATTCACGCGGAAAATTGTGCCCTGCTCCAGCGTTCACCGGACCTCGATCTTTCCGCCATGGCCTTCGAAACTCAGCTCGGCTACCCCATTTCTCCAATTGGCAATTGGGTCGATTCCTACCCGTCACGACAGGCGGCAATCGGCCAAAAGCGGATGCTCAGCGGTTCGGCTGAACAGCGGCTTGGACAATCATCACGACCTTATGTTTCTTTGGATCAAGAGCGTGTCAGGTGCGGGAGGCCAGCAACTTTATCCCAGCGGCTCCGAACACTATGGCCAGGGTACCTTCGATGTATCGGCGCGCCCTGCGATACCCCCTGATCATGGGTTCGGTGGAAAAGACGATCGCATAGCCACAGAAGATAGTGACACTCAGCATCGCGCATCCAGCCAGAATAATCACAACCGTTGTTGGCGTAGCTTCCGGCCCCAACCCGAGCGTCATAGTCGCAATCCAACCCAGCAACGCTTTGGGGTTTGTAAGATGCATGAGCAATCCGCGCTGGTAGAGGCTGAAGCCGGAAACTCTCGGCGCAGCCGCTATCCCCTTCCCTAGATGCTCATCGGAAGTAAGCGCCGATCGACCAGCCTTGAAGGCGAGGAATAACAGGTAGCCCCCTCCGACCACTTTCAAGACACCGAGCGCTTGCGCGTACTGTGCCAGGATGGCTGAGACACCCGTAGCGGCCATCGATCCCCAAAAAAACGAACCACTGATAACGCCTGCCGCAAGAAGCAGCGCTGGCTGCCTGCCTTGGTGCATCGCGACGCCCATGATCCGCATATTGCTAGGTCCTGGACTCGCCGCTCCAACGATATAGGCGGTGAATACGAGCAGCAGATGGTGAGAATCAAACGACATTGAAAGCCCCTTAGCAAAGTTAGATGCCCGTCAGAAGAAGCCTGTGCCGTCTCGCTTATTCATTAGTTGGCTCCTGGGCCGATGAGCACACTCTCAATCTGCACACCGGGCATCATTAGTTGCAAACCTTCGATCAGCTTGTCACCCGCTTCCGTTAACGCTTCAAGGGGCATGGCCGGCAAACTCTCCAGAATAAACCACATATGCTTTGCATCTGCGCTCAGCCGTGTTCTCACGCCTTGCCGCCAATTCCAACGACGACAAGTCACACCTTTATCATCCCGCCAAATAACTTCGCCGGGCTCAGGAAACTCAAGGGCAGCGGAGCCCTCTCTCATAGTGTCAAACGGTTCCGATCCATCAGCAACAGAAAGTCGCGGTAAGCCCACATAGGCTTCAACGTTTTCACCGCCGACAGGGACTGCATACTCAATGCTAATCGCGTTGTAGAGATCAACCACTGGATCGATACTCGGCAGGCTGCCATCACGCAGGACCCGTTTGCGCAGAGCTTCAGCCGAGCAAGGTGTGCGCTGCGGCTTGGCACCGAACGCTCGGAAAAGATCCGCCCAAGCTGTCAGGTGAGCCTCAGCCCATAGTACGCCACCCGCCGAAACCGATTGGCAGGCTCGAGCCAAAGCATCTTTGCCAATATCCGGATTGGCGATCGGGGCAGCTTCGACCACAATACTCAGCGCTCTGAACTCAGGCGCCAGTTGGACTACATGCTGGTCAATTGACGGTAGTACGGACAGCATCAGAGAATCCCCTCAACCTAAATTTCACTGCATACTAGGGATCAATGACCAAAATAGTCAATATATCGACCAATACAGGCGCTGACGTTCAGACGGTTAGCGAAGCGGTTTCCCGCAAGCTCAAACAGGAGCGAAAGAAGCGGAGAATCACTCTGGACGAGCTTTCCCGTCTCTCCGGTGTAAGCAAAGGCATGGTAGTCGAGATCGAGAAATGCACTGCCAACCCAAGCATCGCGATTCTTTGCAAAATCGCAGGTGCCTTGGGCCTTTCTGTTGCGGATGTCGTCAACGTGTCCGACGCCCCATCCGCTCACCTCATTGAGCGCCAGAACATCCCCACGTTATGGACCGGTAGTTTGGGGGGAACAGCACGCCTGCTTGCAGGGACCACTGGCCCGAACATGATTGAACTATGGCGATGGGAGATGTATCCAGGCGAGACATTCGCTTCATCAGGACACCCTCAGGACACTGTTGAGCTATTTCACGTGGAGAAAGGAATTCTCAAGCTCACAGTGGGTGAGACCGAGTTATCCGTTTCAGAAGGTTGTTCTGCCGTAGCAAAAACCGATGTTCCACATTCCTATTCCAACGGCGGGAAATCCAAGCTGATATTCACCATGTCTGTAACAGAATTACATCTCTCCGCCCCCGAAATATAAGGACATCGGATGGCGCGTATCTGCTTCGGGATGTTTGCGGCCCTTTGCCACGGTCAAAGAGGACTCCTAGCGTTGATAGTCGCGCCTATTGGCATGTCTGGCTGCACGCCCCAACCTATCGACACCACAGACTGCTACGCTTTCTTCTCCACAGAGGAAATGCAATGCCAAACTCAGATCTGCTGCCGTCCCTGCTTTTTAAGATCAACGAAAATCAGCTTGCCTTGGAGTCTGCCATATTGGAGCTTTCAACTTGGGTAGAGAGTCGCGGTTCGACTGAAGTGACAGACAACATTCGTGGAGCCCTGGCTGCGATAGACTGAAACGAAGAATTCATCAAAATGACTTTGGCTGTGATGATGACTCCGGAGTGACTGCCGCCAA
This genomic window contains:
- a CDS encoding cytochrome P460 family protein — encoded protein: MTSKLLVLTATASILCGLAFSIVASADSTPGPAAEGSPVFGVTLPPGYRNWQFVSIAHEEGDKPDIRVILGNDVAMKAFRDGNLPFPDGTIIARLAYKYESSAQNNAVFGRDQSFIAGEPTNVQIEVKDSKRYASTGGWGYGQFENGKPNPSEKIINGCFACHTKLPPATDLIFTKYSE
- a CDS encoding LysE family translocator encodes the protein MSFDSHHLLLVFTAYIVGAASPGPSNMRIMGVAMHQGRQPALLLAAGVISGSFFWGSMAATGVSAILAQYAQALGVLKVVGGGYLLFLAFKAGRSALTSDEHLGKGIAAAPRVSGFSLYQRGLLMHLTNPKALLGWIATMTLGLGPEATPTTVVIILAGCAMLSVTIFCGYAIVFSTEPMIRGYRRARRYIEGTLAIVFGAAGIKLLASRT
- a CDS encoding B3/B4 domain-containing protein translates to MLSVLPSIDQHVVQLAPEFRALSIVVEAAPIANPDIGKDALARACQSVSAGGVLWAEAHLTAWADLFRAFGAKPQRTPCSAEALRKRVLRDGSLPSIDPVVDLYNAISIEYAVPVGGENVEAYVGLPRLSVADGSEPFDTMREGSAALEFPEPGEVIWRDDKGVTCRRWNWRQGVRTRLSADAKHMWFILESLPAMPLEALTEAGDKLIEGLQLMMPGVQIESVLIGPGAN
- a CDS encoding helix-turn-helix domain-containing protein, which produces MTKIVNISTNTGADVQTVSEAVSRKLKQERKKRRITLDELSRLSGVSKGMVVEIEKCTANPSIAILCKIAGALGLSVADVVNVSDAPSAHLIERQNIPTLWTGSLGGTARLLAGTTGPNMIELWRWEMYPGETFASSGHPQDTVELFHVEKGILKLTVGETELSVSEGCSAVAKTDVPHSYSNGGKSKLIFTMSVTELHLSAPEI